ACTCCCAACAAGGGGGAGCGTCCCCGCACCATGTTTTCGCCCTGCAACGGAAGACACCGAAAGCCATGTGCAACGTACGCACCGGCCCGGCGTTTTCTCAACAAAATACCCTGTGAGGTCTTCATGAAACGCATCGCATTGCTCTGTCTGGTCCTGATGCTGGCCATCCCGACCGCGGCTCTGGCCGGAACCTCCATCAAGATGAGCTACAACGGCCCGCCGAACAAGGACGACAACGCAGTCCACTACTTTGCCGACACCTTCAAGAATCTGGTGGAAAAGGCAACCGACGGCCAGATCGCAATCAATCTGTTCCCCAACAGCCAGCTCGGCAACGAGGAACAGCGCATGGAACAGGTCATGAGCGGTCCGATCATCAATGTGGCCTCCTACGGCGGCATGCAGACCGTGTTTCCCGAGATGTTTGCCACGAACATCCCGTTCCTGTTCGACAGCTACAAGGCTGCACACGTTTTCTTCGACTCCAGTGCGTTCATGGACAAGGCCCGCAAAACCATGCGCGAGCGCACCGGCGTGGAACTGCTGGAAGTGGTCGAGGAAGGCGGCTTTCTTGCCTTCACCAGCAACAAGCCCATCCATTCCCCGGCCGATTTCAAGGGACTGAAGTTCCGCGCCATGGATACCAGTCAGGTGGCCATGTAC
Above is a window of Pseudodesulfovibrio tunisiensis DNA encoding:
- the dctP gene encoding TRAP transporter substrate-binding protein DctP — protein: MKRIALLCLVLMLAIPTAALAGTSIKMSYNGPPNKDDNAVHYFADTFKNLVEKATDGQIAINLFPNSQLGNEEQRMEQVMSGPIINVASYGGMQTVFPEMFATNIPFLFDSYKAAHVFFDSSAFMDKARKTMRERTGVELLEVVEEGGFLAFTSNKPIHSPADFKGLKFRAMDTSQVAMYEAFGAAGTPIPWTEVYLALKTGVADGQMNPPTYIIIGSLFEVQKHLTLANVQYSDQFLLINGELLDSLNADQRDALEKAAHEANVKTREFVESQVDERISFLESKGMISYAPNADEMAQFKKLGSPSYIDWLKVQIDQSWIDLAIRDAAKANSEGAE